A part of Melittangium boletus DSM 14713 genomic DNA contains:
- a CDS encoding DedA family protein — MVEFLDQFIAQLGLWGLAVFFVAAALEYVVPPFPGDTITLLGGVFAVRGDHPWPLMFGVVVAGSVLGAFINYQVGHWLGDRFERHPGKPFFGITHARLEALQARMRQRGPWLLMINRFLPGIRGLIFVAAGAAHMPRINALFFGTLSAMAHTALVLALGVTVGGNLDRLESLMHRYQRASVLLVCIALGLVAIRALIKRGTPAT, encoded by the coding sequence ATGGTGGAGTTCCTGGACCAGTTCATCGCGCAGCTGGGACTGTGGGGTCTGGCGGTGTTCTTCGTGGCGGCGGCGCTGGAGTACGTGGTGCCGCCGTTTCCGGGAGACACCATCACCCTGCTGGGGGGCGTGTTCGCGGTGCGCGGCGACCATCCCTGGCCGCTGATGTTCGGCGTGGTGGTGGCGGGCAGCGTGCTCGGGGCCTTCATCAACTACCAGGTGGGGCATTGGCTGGGGGACCGCTTCGAGCGGCATCCCGGCAAGCCCTTCTTCGGCATCACCCATGCGCGGCTGGAGGCGTTGCAGGCGCGGATGCGTCAGCGGGGCCCCTGGCTGCTGATGATCAACCGCTTCCTGCCGGGCATCCGCGGGCTCATCTTCGTGGCGGCGGGCGCGGCGCACATGCCCCGCATCAACGCGCTGTTCTTCGGGACGCTGTCGGCCATGGCGCACACGGCCCTGGTGCTCGCGCTCGGGGTGACGGTGGGCGGCAACCTGGATCGGCTCGAGTCGTTGATGCACCGCTACCAGCGGGCCTCCGTCCTCCTGGTGTGCATTGCCCTGGGGCTGGTGGCGATCCGCGCGCTCATCAAGCGCGGGACTCCCGCCACGTAG
- a CDS encoding radical SAM protein, with protein sequence MKFHLKTLSLPELQEALAPVAPSPVAVRKVFAAVFAHGASTVEEVCQAPQVPKRVADFLRQNAEMSRLQVVERRQAEDGFVKYLFASPLGGRVEAVRIPIFDHKYVVCISSQVGCALACDFCMTGKLGFQRNLRTWEILDQVLQIRAEADRPVRGVVFMGMGEPLLNYNETLRAARILSHPAGFAIAGPSITFSTAGLVPAIRRYTSEGHPYRLAFSVTSAIPEKRLQVLPIEKAHPLPELVDAIREYATVRRERAMLAYVAISGFNTGREDAVALQRLFEGIPIKVDLIDVTDPTGKYLPPSAEELKAFRDHLQILGAPIARRYSGGKEIGAACGTLEASQYGGVVLPPPATLGPH encoded by the coding sequence GTGAAATTCCATCTCAAGACGCTGTCGCTGCCCGAACTCCAGGAAGCCCTGGCGCCTGTCGCCCCCTCGCCCGTGGCGGTGCGCAAGGTCTTCGCCGCCGTGTTCGCCCATGGGGCCTCCACCGTGGAGGAGGTCTGCCAGGCGCCCCAGGTGCCCAAGCGCGTCGCGGACTTCCTGCGCCAGAACGCCGAGATGAGCCGGCTGCAGGTGGTGGAGCGGCGCCAGGCGGAGGACGGCTTCGTGAAGTACCTCTTCGCCTCGCCGCTGGGTGGTCGGGTGGAGGCCGTCCGCATCCCCATCTTCGACCACAAGTACGTGGTGTGCATCTCCAGCCAGGTGGGCTGCGCGCTCGCGTGCGACTTCTGCATGACGGGCAAGCTCGGCTTCCAGCGCAACCTGCGCACCTGGGAGATATTGGATCAGGTGCTGCAGATCCGCGCCGAGGCGGACCGGCCCGTCCGGGGCGTGGTGTTCATGGGCATGGGCGAGCCCCTGCTCAACTACAACGAGACGCTGCGCGCCGCGCGGATCCTCTCCCACCCGGCGGGCTTCGCCATCGCGGGCCCCTCCATCACCTTCTCCACCGCGGGCCTGGTGCCCGCCATCCGGCGCTACACGAGCGAGGGGCACCCCTACCGGCTGGCCTTCTCGGTGACGAGCGCCATTCCGGAAAAGCGCCTCCAGGTGTTGCCCATCGAGAAGGCGCACCCGCTGCCGGAGCTGGTGGACGCCATCCGCGAGTACGCCACGGTGCGGCGCGAGCGGGCGATGCTCGCCTACGTGGCCATCAGCGGCTTCAACACGGGGCGCGAGGACGCGGTGGCGCTCCAGCGGCTCTTCGAGGGCATCCCCATCAAGGTGGACCTCATCGACGTGACGGACCCCACGGGCAAGTACCTGCCTCCCTCGGCCGAGGAGCTCAAGGCGTTCCGCGACCATCTGCAAATCCTGGGGGCGCCCATCGCCCGGCGCTACTCGGGTGGCAAGGAGATTGGCGCGGCGTGTGGCACGCTGGAGGCCTCCCAATACGGTGGCGTGGTCCTCCCGCCGCCCGCGACCCTCGGCCCCCACTAG
- a CDS encoding anti-sigma factor family protein translates to MYTCKDAINLLQNLLDGEMSPEERQHLREHLAGCTPCVDFLRTYRATPELCRKALAEKMPKEVSAKLTEYLRSRIKSAS, encoded by the coding sequence ATGTACACGTGTAAAGACGCCATCAACCTGCTGCAGAACCTGCTCGACGGGGAGATGTCGCCCGAGGAGCGGCAGCACCTGCGAGAACATCTGGCGGGCTGTACTCCCTGCGTGGACTTCCTTCGCACCTACCGGGCGACGCCGGAGTTGTGCCGCAAGGCGCTCGCCGAGAAGATGCCCAAGGAAGTCTCCGCGAAGCTCACCGAGTACCTGCGCTCGCGCATCAAATCCGCCTCGTGA
- a CDS encoding RNA polymerase sigma factor, which produces MSDEAIKEEDRQMVDRAQGGDISAFEALVEAHRDKVYGLALRMTRSEADAAEITQDTFLSAYQHLKEFRGDAAFGSWVHRIAANNALMRLRHRRVVQAAEGELQGPEFTERGSLSVYPTRDWSRDAEGRILDAELGHAIQEATGRLPEGYREVFLLKDVEGLSYEQIAEVTGNSIPAIKSRLHRARLALREAIDRFYNQGHASG; this is translated from the coding sequence ATGTCCGACGAGGCCATCAAGGAAGAGGACCGCCAGATGGTGGACCGCGCCCAGGGGGGCGACATCAGTGCCTTCGAGGCCCTGGTGGAGGCCCATCGCGACAAGGTGTACGGCCTGGCCCTGCGGATGACCCGCTCGGAGGCGGACGCCGCGGAGATTACCCAGGACACCTTCCTCTCCGCCTACCAGCACCTCAAGGAATTCCGGGGGGATGCCGCCTTTGGCTCGTGGGTGCACCGCATCGCGGCCAACAACGCGCTCATGCGGCTGCGCCACCGGCGCGTGGTGCAGGCGGCCGAGGGAGAGCTCCAAGGTCCGGAGTTCACCGAGCGGGGGAGCCTGTCCGTCTATCCCACCCGGGATTGGAGCCGGGACGCGGAAGGGCGCATCCTGGACGCGGAATTGGGGCATGCCATCCAGGAGGCGACGGGCCGGCTGCCCGAGGGGTACCGGGAGGTCTTTCTCTTGAAAGACGTCGAAGGGCTCAGTTACGAACAGATCGCCGAGGTGACGGGGAATTCCATTCCCGCCATCAAGAGCCGGTTGCATCGGGCGCGACTCGCCCTTCGCGAAGCCATCGACCGGTTCTACAATCAGGGTCATGCGAGCGGGTGA
- a CDS encoding 4-alpha-glucanotransferase, which produces MASTGRISGLLLPLFSVRSKNDFGIGDFGGLNGLFRWMEAARQRMLMLLPLLPTAPGDPSPYATRSAFGLNTLFIDLGALPEFHATGGEAALSDEERRMLAEARAAPRVRYDLVFKLKGAAFRRAFEHFERTQWPQGERAQAFSAWRKQQGEWLESYALYTAISDERNHTAWWEWPEPLRNREPQALQAEGARLERQVRYHAWLQWVAETQWNAVRAQAKERGVLLCGDEPFIIGQDSSDVWAHRDILRRDARLGVPPDDFSATGQDWGLPYFDFAEMAKGDYGWLKSRATKAASYYDLRRVDHAVGYFRQWIRDEKTPTGRFVPDNEEAWRRQGEHHFRLLSEGAGIVAEDLGVVPPFVRAILKDLGLPGYRVMRWERDDGVYRDPHAFPAVSLATTGTHDTEPVADWWEAANDAERHGMARVYPEFQGVHVTREFTPEVHRATLASTLNSGSDLCVLPWQDVLGTKDRINLPGSIGDANWGYRIAQNTEDLLSDEKTREAAQKLGLLTASAGR; this is translated from the coding sequence ATGGCATCCACCGGCCGCATCTCCGGCCTCCTGCTCCCTCTCTTCTCCGTCCGCTCGAAGAACGACTTTGGTATCGGCGACTTCGGCGGGCTCAATGGCCTCTTCCGTTGGATGGAGGCGGCGCGTCAGCGGATGTTGATGCTGCTGCCGCTCCTGCCCACCGCCCCGGGAGACCCCAGCCCCTACGCCACGCGTTCGGCGTTCGGCCTCAACACCCTCTTCATCGACCTGGGCGCGCTGCCCGAGTTCCACGCCACGGGGGGCGAAGCGGCGCTCTCCGACGAAGAGCGGCGCATGCTGGCCGAGGCGCGCGCCGCCCCCCGCGTGCGCTATGACCTGGTCTTCAAGCTCAAGGGCGCCGCCTTCCGCCGGGCCTTCGAGCACTTCGAGCGCACCCAGTGGCCCCAGGGCGAGCGCGCCCAGGCCTTCAGCGCCTGGAGGAAGCAGCAGGGGGAGTGGCTGGAGAGCTACGCGCTCTACACCGCCATCTCCGACGAGCGCAACCACACGGCCTGGTGGGAGTGGCCCGAGCCCTTGAGGAACCGCGAGCCCCAGGCCCTCCAGGCGGAAGGGGCGCGGCTCGAGCGCCAGGTGCGCTACCACGCCTGGCTGCAGTGGGTGGCCGAGACGCAGTGGAACGCGGTGCGCGCCCAGGCCAAGGAGCGCGGCGTGCTGCTGTGCGGCGACGAGCCCTTCATCATCGGCCAGGACAGCTCGGACGTGTGGGCGCACCGGGACATCCTGCGCCGCGACGCGCGCCTGGGCGTGCCTCCGGACGACTTCTCCGCCACGGGCCAGGACTGGGGCCTGCCCTACTTCGACTTCGCGGAGATGGCCAAGGGCGACTACGGCTGGCTCAAGTCGCGCGCCACCAAGGCCGCCAGCTACTACGACCTGCGCCGGGTGGACCACGCGGTGGGCTACTTCCGCCAGTGGATCCGCGACGAGAAGACGCCCACGGGCCGCTTCGTCCCCGACAACGAGGAGGCCTGGAGGCGCCAGGGCGAGCACCACTTCCGCCTCCTGTCCGAGGGCGCCGGCATCGTGGCCGAGGACCTGGGCGTGGTTCCTCCCTTCGTGCGCGCCATCCTCAAGGACCTGGGGCTGCCCGGCTACCGGGTGATGCGCTGGGAGCGCGATGACGGGGTGTACCGCGATCCGCACGCCTTTCCGGCCGTGTCGCTCGCCACCACCGGCACCCACGACACCGAGCCCGTGGCCGACTGGTGGGAGGCCGCCAACGACGCGGAGCGCCACGGCATGGCCCGCGTCTACCCCGAGTTCCAGGGCGTCCACGTCACGCGCGAGTTCACCCCCGAGGTGCACCGCGCCACGCTCGCCTCCACGCTCAACTCGGGCAGCGACCTGTGCGTGCTGCCCTGGCAGGACGTGCTCGGCACCAAGGACCGTATCAACCTGCCGGGCTCCATCGGCGACGCCAACTGGGGCTACCGCATCGCCCAGAACACCGAGGACCTGCTGTCCGACGAGAAGACGCGCGAGGCCGCCCAGAAGCTGGGCCTGCTCACCGCCTCGGCCGGCCGCTGA
- a CDS encoding BamA/TamA family outer membrane protein: MDVAFLSPSRRLLPLLALVAVTAGCAHKQGAQVPDQPKVVELDLKGTEQVKASDIKEKILTTQTPWWVRLNPFGEPSYFDPNTWQADLKRIVRYYQAQGFYGARIESSQQEPRGEDAVALEVVVHEGAPTLVTTVNVTGLDELPQAHRNKALDGLPLTQGAPFREEQWAGTKEQIQARLHELGYAEAEVGGEVEVDLASQGATVNIRALPGPRYRFGNIFVATDANPQVNPRRIIEQAQGSVRKGEWFSESALSDAQARVFRMGVFGAVKVNRGAPDREARTVPVVVDVREAPFRSVRAGGGIGLDAARQEIRVLGEWTHRNFFGGLRKLTLTSRVGYAFIPNITAAFDRIDTDGDGVNDAPNLTTPHGPVFQFSAQFEQPRFLARDLRLQTSLTAERGLEQAYNYIGGRARAGVVWQPRPDLSLSPTYNLELYRLKGQRGSVDQSTAPALVLGCKDSSSTDTCNISVSFLEQFIELNRRDDPLAPTRGFYASLSFQEGGKFLGGDYDFVRILPDVRGYYTFGPRDRFTLAARLRLGTLLTSVENGVRTDSAIVNRFFAGGGASMRGFNSRRLSPMNVLNLDAEQPSDRVVPVGGNSLVETSVELRVKLFSELSLAAFHDSGLTGNGALTFGPRQDDVLKESGRVFGDYHYQAVGLGLRYITIVGPIRLDVARRLNIGKPLPILTSTPGQTTTIGGLGDCFGLGVKKQTITGPDGAPRTVNVEREYAGAPEGLCTFFLSIGEAF, from the coding sequence GTGGACGTCGCCTTCCTTTCGCCCTCCCGCCGATTGCTTCCCCTCCTCGCCCTGGTGGCCGTGACGGCCGGGTGCGCCCACAAGCAGGGCGCCCAGGTGCCGGATCAGCCCAAGGTGGTCGAGCTCGACCTCAAGGGCACGGAGCAGGTCAAGGCCTCCGACATCAAGGAGAAGATCCTCACCACCCAGACGCCCTGGTGGGTACGGCTCAACCCCTTTGGCGAGCCGAGCTATTTCGACCCGAACACCTGGCAGGCGGACCTCAAGCGCATCGTCCGCTACTACCAGGCGCAGGGCTTCTACGGCGCCCGGATCGAATCCTCCCAACAGGAGCCCCGGGGCGAGGACGCCGTGGCGCTGGAAGTGGTGGTGCACGAGGGCGCGCCCACGCTCGTCACCACCGTGAACGTGACGGGCCTGGACGAACTGCCCCAGGCGCACCGGAACAAGGCCCTGGACGGGCTGCCCCTCACGCAGGGCGCTCCCTTCCGCGAGGAGCAGTGGGCGGGCACGAAGGAGCAGATCCAGGCGCGCCTGCACGAGCTGGGCTACGCCGAGGCGGAGGTGGGCGGCGAGGTGGAGGTGGACCTGGCCAGCCAGGGAGCGACGGTGAACATCCGGGCCCTCCCGGGGCCGCGCTACCGCTTCGGCAACATCTTCGTGGCCACCGACGCCAACCCCCAGGTGAACCCCCGGCGCATCATCGAGCAGGCCCAGGGCTCGGTGCGCAAGGGCGAGTGGTTCAGCGAATCCGCCCTGTCCGATGCCCAGGCGCGCGTCTTCCGCATGGGCGTCTTCGGCGCGGTGAAGGTCAACCGCGGCGCGCCGGACCGGGAGGCCCGCACGGTGCCGGTGGTGGTGGACGTGCGCGAGGCGCCCTTCCGCTCGGTGCGCGCGGGCGGCGGTATCGGTCTGGACGCGGCCCGGCAGGAAATCCGCGTGCTCGGCGAGTGGACGCACCGCAACTTCTTCGGCGGCCTGCGCAAGCTCACCCTCACCAGCCGGGTGGGCTACGCCTTCATCCCCAACATCACCGCCGCGTTCGACCGGATCGACACGGACGGGGATGGCGTGAACGACGCGCCCAACCTCACCACGCCCCACGGGCCCGTCTTCCAGTTCTCCGCCCAGTTCGAGCAGCCGCGCTTCCTCGCGCGAGACCTGCGGCTGCAGACGTCCCTCACCGCGGAGCGGGGCCTGGAGCAGGCCTACAACTACATCGGCGGACGGGCGCGCGCCGGTGTCGTCTGGCAACCCCGGCCGGACCTGTCCTTGTCTCCCACCTACAACCTGGAGCTCTACCGGCTCAAGGGCCAGCGCGGCAGCGTGGACCAGTCCACCGCCCCCGCGCTCGTGCTGGGCTGCAAGGACAGCAGCAGCACGGACACGTGCAACATCTCCGTGAGCTTCCTGGAGCAGTTCATCGAGCTCAACCGCCGGGATGATCCGCTCGCGCCCACCCGCGGCTTCTACGCCTCGCTGTCCTTCCAGGAAGGCGGGAAGTTCCTCGGGGGAGACTACGACTTCGTGCGCATCCTGCCGGACGTGCGCGGCTACTACACCTTCGGCCCCCGGGATCGCTTCACGCTCGCGGCGCGGCTGCGCCTGGGCACGCTCCTCACCTCCGTCGAGAATGGCGTGCGCACCGACAGCGCCATCGTCAACCGCTTCTTCGCGGGCGGCGGCGCCTCCATGCGCGGCTTCAACAGCCGCCGGCTGTCCCCCATGAACGTCCTCAACCTGGACGCCGAACAGCCCTCGGACCGGGTCGTCCCCGTGGGCGGCAACAGCCTGGTGGAAACCAGCGTGGAGTTGCGCGTCAAACTGTTCTCGGAGCTGTCGCTCGCGGCCTTCCATGACTCGGGGTTGACCGGCAACGGGGCCCTCACCTTCGGCCCCCGCCAGGACGATGTCCTCAAGGAGAGCGGCCGCGTCTTCGGGGACTACCACTACCAGGCCGTGGGTCTCGGCCTGCGCTACATCACCATCGTCGGGCCCATCCGCCTGGACGTGGCCCGGAGGTTGAATATCGGCAAGCCGCTGCCCATCTTGACCAGCACCCCCGGCCAGACGACCACCATCGGTGGATTGGGTGACTGTTTTGGACTGGGAGTGAAGAAACAAACCATCACGGGCCCGGATGGCGCGCCCAGGACCGTCAACGTGGAGAGGGAGTACGCGGGAGCCCCCGAGGGCCTTTGCACCTTCTTCCTCTCGATTGGAGAGGCGTTTTGA